In the genome of Raphanus sativus cultivar WK10039 chromosome 4, ASM80110v3, whole genome shotgun sequence, one region contains:
- the LOC108851654 gene encoding CDPK-related kinase 5-like, with the protein MWLPFVISKVLYTVISNLRTSFYASKEDSSQLKAIDFGLSDYVRADERLNDIVGSAYYVAPEVLHRSYSTEANKTSEKALGLFSPDELIGYLLFQTNELV; encoded by the exons ATGTGGTTGCCTTTTGTCATCTCCAAAGTGTTGTACACTGTGATCTCAAACCTGAG AACTTCTTTTTATGCCTCAAAAGAAGACAGTTCTCAGTTAAAAGCAATAGATTTTGGTTTGTCAGATTACGTGAGAgcag ATGAGAGGCTCAATGACATTGTTGGCAGTGCTTACTACGTAGCACCTGAAGTTCTACATAGATCTTACAGCACAGAAGCTAACAAAACTTCTGAAAAAGCGCTTGGCCTTTTCTCTCCGGATGAACTCATCGGATACCTTCTGTTCCAAACTAATGAATTGGTCTGA